A stretch of Arthrobacter sp. NEB 688 DNA encodes these proteins:
- a CDS encoding lycopene cyclase domain-containing protein, whose translation MTVDDRYQYLLLMAGCLLITLPLELVLRARVYRRPLRLLAALLPVVALFVAWDVHGIRRGHWTYSELYTTGIILPLDVPLEELVFFVVIPICGLLTYEAVGTVLSVLRERRRQDA comes from the coding sequence GTGACCGTGGACGACCGCTACCAGTACCTGCTGCTCATGGCCGGGTGCCTGCTCATCACGCTGCCCCTCGAGCTCGTCCTGCGGGCCCGGGTCTACCGCCGACCGCTGCGGCTGCTCGCCGCGCTGCTGCCCGTCGTCGCGCTCTTCGTCGCCTGGGACGTGCACGGCATCCGGCGCGGCCACTGGACCTACAGCGAGCTCTACACGACGGGGATCATCCTCCCGCTCGACGTCCCGCTCGAGGAGCTCGTCTTCTTCGTCGTCATCCCGATCTGCGGGCTGCTGACCTACGAGGCGGTCGGCACCGTCCTGTCGGTCCTGCGCGAGCGGCGGCGGCAGGATGCCTGA
- a CDS encoding SDR family oxidoreductase yields MRPELEAGHVAVVTGGARGIGLAVVEALAARGVGVLCVDHPDADTSAFGEVCRAAGVAHAVAALDVRDRAAVHRGVATAAELGPVSYAVNCAGVDGLHAAAGMSADEWRRVVQVDLDGVMFACQAEHDLMADRGGSIVNIASMSGHVVNRGVTHAAYGAAKAGVIHLGRSLAVEWAPRGIRVNSVSPGYTLTAMTRTNPAELNAGFAGQTPMGRLAEVEEVAEPVVFLLGRRASFVTGTDLLVDGGFTAW; encoded by the coding sequence GTGAGGCCCGAGCTCGAGGCCGGGCACGTCGCGGTCGTCACCGGCGGCGCCCGGGGCATCGGGCTCGCCGTCGTCGAGGCGCTCGCCGCCCGCGGGGTGGGCGTGCTCTGCGTCGACCACCCGGACGCCGACACCTCGGCGTTCGGGGAGGTGTGCCGGGCGGCAGGGGTCGCGCACGCGGTGGCCGCCCTCGACGTCCGCGACCGCGCGGCGGTGCACCGGGGCGTCGCCACCGCCGCCGAGCTGGGTCCGGTCTCCTACGCGGTCAACTGTGCCGGGGTCGACGGCCTCCACGCGGCCGCCGGCATGTCGGCGGATGAGTGGCGGCGCGTGGTCCAGGTCGACCTCGACGGGGTGATGTTCGCCTGCCAGGCGGAGCACGACCTCATGGCCGACCGTGGCGGGTCCATCGTCAACATCGCCTCGATGTCGGGTCACGTCGTCAACCGCGGGGTGACCCACGCGGCCTACGGCGCGGCCAAGGCCGGCGTCATCCACCTCGGGCGCTCGCTCGCGGTCGAATGGGCGCCGCGGGGCATCCGGGTCAACTCGGTCAGCCCGGGCTACACGCTGACGGCGATGACGCGGACCAACCCCGCCGAGCTCAACGCGGGGTTCGCCGGTCAGACCCCGATGGGCCGGCTCGCGGAGGTGGAGGAGGTCGCCGAACCGGTCGTGTTCCTCCTCGGCCGGCGCGCGTCGTTCGTCACCGGCACCGACCTCCTCGTCGACGGCGGCTTCACCGCCTGGTGA
- a CDS encoding class I SAM-dependent methyltransferase, producing the protein MSPRDWVLADAFDRAAPTYDAMVALSPGYHDQLRTAADALVERLPRRTGVAPVVLDLGCGSGASTRALLDAWRDGGRGPLHVTGVDASEGMVEQARRKAWPDEVELVVSDAVTHLRGLPDASVDGVLGAYLLRNVPDRQALVAEVARVLRPGGGFVLHDYSVAGSRRAQAIWAAVCHGIIIPLAAVKRSDVPLHRYLYESVRDFDSVDRMCGRLQEAGMTDVRHRSYPGWQDGLVHTVVGRRAA; encoded by the coding sequence ATGAGCCCGCGCGACTGGGTGCTCGCCGACGCGTTCGACCGTGCCGCACCGACCTACGACGCGATGGTCGCCCTGTCGCCGGGGTACCACGACCAGCTGCGGACGGCGGCCGACGCGCTCGTCGAGCGGCTGCCCCGGCGCACCGGGGTGGCGCCGGTGGTCCTCGACCTCGGCTGCGGGTCCGGTGCCTCGACCCGGGCGCTCCTCGACGCGTGGCGAGACGGCGGCCGCGGGCCGCTGCACGTCACCGGGGTCGACGCCTCGGAGGGGATGGTCGAGCAGGCGCGGCGCAAGGCGTGGCCCGACGAGGTCGAGCTCGTCGTCTCGGACGCCGTGACCCACCTGCGCGGCCTGCCCGACGCCTCGGTCGACGGCGTGCTCGGGGCCTACCTGCTGCGCAACGTCCCGGACCGGCAGGCCCTCGTCGCCGAGGTGGCGCGCGTCCTGCGACCGGGCGGCGGCTTCGTCCTGCACGACTACTCCGTCGCGGGCAGCCGGCGCGCGCAGGCCATCTGGGCTGCGGTGTGCCACGGCATCATCATCCCGCTCGCCGCGGTCAAGCGCTCCGACGTGCCGCTGCACCGCTACCTCTACGAGAGCGTGCGCGACTTCGACTCCGTCGACCGGATGTGCGGCCGCCTGCAGGAGGCCGGGATGACCGACGTGCGCCACCGCTCCTACCCCGGATGGCAGGACGGCCTCGTCCACACCGTCGTGGGCCGGCGCGCGGCGTGA
- a CDS encoding FAD-dependent oxidoreductase: protein MTPRRPTSLRPAALRRSRPWRPGADRRAVFHAPPTPSTSERRAPADQHVVVVGGGIAGLTAALGLAERGVRVTLLERDDRLGGRVAAWPVALPDGSGSSMSRGFHAFFRQYYNLRAVLRRTDPTLARLRPLEDYPLVRKDGGADSFAGIPRTPPANLAAFVARSPSFDLAGLRGVDVEQALGLLDLHFPGSFTDLDGVSASEVLDRLRFPTAARHLALEVFARSFFADPREFSGAELLAMFHLYFVGSSEGLLFDVPRDDYDTTLWGPLGAHLHGLGARVRVGREVTGVLEGADGRLAVHHRAAGGAGDVEVLDADAVVLALDPVGLRAVTAASPGLGDAGWREQVAAVRSAPRFAVWRLWLDGLVDPARPPFLGTSGYGPLDNVSVLERFEDHATTWSGAHGGSVVELHAYALPADAADDAVREALRAALHEVYPETARLGVVHEEWLVRGDCVLVGLEPWASRPGVTTPDPRLVLAGDSVRCDLPVALMERAATTGWQAADTLLTGWGLPGHGVWSVPLGSRLGPLPGLARRGLRAAATLTRR, encoded by the coding sequence GTGACCCCCCGGCGTCCGACGTCCCTGCGCCCGGCGGCCCTGCGCCGCTCGCGCCCCTGGCGCCCCGGCGCCGACCGGCGGGCGGTCTTCCACGCCCCGCCGACCCCGTCGACGAGCGAGCGCCGGGCGCCGGCCGATCAGCACGTGGTCGTCGTCGGCGGAGGCATCGCCGGGCTGACCGCGGCGCTCGGGCTGGCCGAGCGCGGCGTACGCGTCACGCTGCTCGAGCGGGACGACCGGCTCGGTGGGCGCGTCGCGGCGTGGCCGGTGGCCCTGCCCGACGGCTCGGGCTCGAGCATGAGCCGGGGGTTCCACGCCTTCTTCCGGCAGTACTACAACCTGCGGGCGGTGCTGCGCCGCACCGACCCCACGCTCGCGCGGCTGCGGCCGCTGGAGGACTACCCCCTCGTGCGCAAGGACGGCGGCGCCGACTCCTTCGCGGGCATCCCGCGCACGCCGCCGGCCAACCTCGCGGCCTTCGTCGCCCGCTCCCCCAGCTTCGACCTCGCCGGGCTGCGCGGCGTCGACGTCGAGCAGGCGCTCGGCCTGCTCGACCTGCACTTCCCGGGGTCCTTCACCGACCTCGACGGCGTCAGCGCGTCCGAGGTCCTCGACCGGCTCCGGTTCCCCACCGCCGCACGCCACCTCGCGCTCGAGGTCTTCGCGCGCAGCTTCTTCGCCGACCCGCGCGAGTTCTCCGGCGCGGAGCTCCTCGCGATGTTCCACCTCTACTTCGTCGGCTCGTCCGAGGGCCTGCTCTTCGACGTCCCGCGCGACGACTACGACACGACCCTCTGGGGGCCGCTCGGGGCCCACCTGCACGGCCTCGGCGCCCGCGTGCGCGTCGGCCGCGAGGTGACGGGCGTCCTCGAGGGCGCCGACGGGCGACTCGCGGTCCACCACCGCGCGGCCGGCGGCGCGGGCGACGTGGAGGTGCTCGACGCCGACGCCGTCGTCCTCGCGCTCGACCCGGTCGGCCTGCGCGCGGTCACCGCCGCCTCGCCGGGCCTCGGCGACGCCGGATGGCGGGAGCAGGTGGCCGCCGTCCGCTCCGCCCCGCGCTTCGCGGTGTGGCGCCTCTGGCTCGACGGCCTCGTCGACCCCGCCCGCCCGCCGTTCCTCGGCACGAGCGGGTACGGCCCCCTCGACAACGTCTCGGTGCTGGAGCGCTTCGAGGACCACGCGACGACGTGGAGCGGCGCGCACGGCGGGTCCGTCGTCGAGCTGCACGCCTACGCCCTGCCCGCCGACGCCGCCGACGACGCGGTCCGCGAGGCCCTGCGCGCGGCCCTGCACGAGGTCTACCCCGAGACGGCCCGGCTCGGCGTCGTGCACGAGGAGTGGCTCGTCCGCGGCGACTGCGTCCTCGTCGGGCTCGAGCCGTGGGCATCCCGCCCGGGCGTCACCACCCCCGACCCGCGCCTCGTCCTCGCCGGCGACTCCGTGCGCTGCGACCTGCCCGTCGCCCTCATGGAGCGGGCCGCCACGACCGGGTGGCAGGCCGCCGACACCCTGCTCACCGGGTGGGGCCTGCCCGGCCACGGCGTCTGGTCGGTGCCGCTCGGCTCGCGGCTCGGACCGCTGCCCGGGCTGGCCCGCCGCGGCCTGCGCGCCGCGGCCACCCTCACCAGGCGGTGA
- a CDS encoding lycopene cyclase domain-containing protein yields MPEYTALAVVSVVLTVLAERFWLRTGVFRTAKYWLAMAIVFFFQVLVDGWLTKLSAPIVIYDEAQTTGVRIPWDVPVEDYLFGFSMVTLTILLWVRLGRSPEEVDR; encoded by the coding sequence ATGCCTGAGTACACGGCGCTCGCGGTCGTGTCGGTCGTCCTGACCGTCCTCGCCGAGCGGTTCTGGCTGCGCACCGGGGTGTTCCGCACGGCCAAGTACTGGCTGGCCATGGCCATCGTCTTCTTCTTCCAGGTGCTCGTCGACGGCTGGCTGACCAAGCTGTCGGCCCCGATCGTCATCTACGACGAGGCGCAGACGACCGGCGTCCGCATCCCCTGGGACGTCCCCGTCGAGGACTACCTCTTCGGGTTCAGCATGGTGACCCTGACGATTCTGCTGTGGGTCCGGCTCGGCCGGTCCCCCGAGGAGGTGGACCGATGA